The following coding sequences are from one Chelonoidis abingdonii isolate Lonesome George chromosome 4, CheloAbing_2.0, whole genome shotgun sequence window:
- the RBM15 gene encoding RNA-binding protein 15: MKGKERSPAKAKRSRGGGEDSASSSSSARAERSSKKPGGSGAGGSNGGKAAGGSGESSSRRGLHLDKASRGGSREYESGAAASSGRHGYSSSSSSKNAESSRSSGSRGGGGESRALPAPSSSSESAGAGGGGGSGEYKTLKISELGSALSDEAVEDGLFHEFKRFGDVSVKISRLPPGTGASDERVAFVNFRRPEDARAAKHARGRLVLYDRPLKIEAVYVGGSSRRRSSRSPALLDKDSHSPYGAAAVGVAAAAAAAVRHPPAGATQRALSPAGGGGGLGYRDYRLQQLALGRLPPPPPLPRELERERDYGAFYDTRVRPAYGLERVAGVAAAGGFRGGGAGVAGEEEISPEDDQRANRTLFLGNLDITVSESDLRRAFDRFGVITEVDIKRPGRGQTSTYGFLKFENLDMAHRAKLAMSGKVLLRNPIKIGYGKATPTTRLWVGGLGPWVPLAALAREFDRFGTIRTIDYRKGDSWAYIQYESLDAAQAACAHMRGFPLGGPDRRLRVDFADTEHRYQQPYLQPLTLAPPTHYDLVAEAAAFGAHRGAPPDPLRGARDRTPPLLYRNRDRDLYTEADWVPPPPPVRDRSNRAAAYDPLESLERRRDGWSLERDRGERELGSTSSSRDQPRKRRLAEDGGRHLDRSPDSERSSVSRKRHCLATASPPDRSPDLGGSRERYASDTERLSSRLLLLERPSPVREPRKGSLERGQNEKRDRKNSAERERKHRTSTAAAAQECKSPAKKDERTTEGGSGGGSRLKPPPQKQQQQDGTSQAGGAPKLCLAWQGMLLLKNSNFPSNMHLLQGDLSVASSLLVEGATGGKVAQLKITQRLRLDQPKLDEVTRRIKVAGPNGYAILLAVPGISDNRSSSGASDAATTSTQRPLRNLVSYLKQKQAAGVISLPVGGNKDKENSGVLHAFPPCDFSQQFLDSTAKALAKSEDDYLVMIIVRGAS; encoded by the coding sequence ATGAAGGGCAAGGAGCGCTCCCCGGCCAAGGCCAAGCGGTCCCGGGGCGGCGGCGAGGACTCggcctcctcctcttcttcgGCACGGGCCGAGCGGAGCAGCAAGAAGCCCGGCGGCTCCGGCGCGGGCGGCAGCAACGGGGGAAAAGCGGCGGGCGGCTCTGGCGAGAGCAGCAGCCGGCGGGGCCTGCACCTGGACAAGGCCAGCCGGGGCGGGAGCCGCGAGTACGAGTCGGGGGCGGCGGCGAGCTCCGGCCGCCACGGctacagcagcagtagcagcagcaaaaaCGCGGAGTCGTCCCGGAGCAGCGGTAGCCGGGGCGGTGGGGGTGAGTCCCGGGCGCTGCCGGCCCCCTCCTCCTCGTCGGAATCGGCCGGGGCGGGAGGCGGCGGCGGGAGCGGCGAGTACAAGACGCTGAAGATCAGCGAGCTGGGCTCGGCGCTGAGCGACGAGGCGGTGGAGGACGGGCTTTTCCACGAGTTCAAGCGCTTCGGGGACGTCAGCGTCAAGATCAGCCGCCTCCCGCCGGGCACCGGCGCCAGCGACGAGCGGGTGGCTTTCGTCAACTTCCGCCGGCCGGAGGACGCCCGCGCCGCCAAGCACGCCCGCGGCCGCTTGGTGCTGTACGACCGGCCGCTCAAGATCGAAGCGGTCTACGTCGGGGGGAGCAGCCGGCGCCGCAGCAGCCGCTCCCCGGCCTTGCTGGACAAAGATTCTCATTCTCCCTACGGGGCCGCGGCCGTGGGCGTGGCGGCAGCAGCGGCCGCAGCTGTCAGGCACCCCCCGGCCGGAGCAACCCAGAGGGCGCTGTCGccggcaggtggaggagggggcctGGGCTACAGAGACTACCGGCTACAGCAACTCGCTCTGGGCCGCCTACCTCCGCCACCTCCCCTGcctagggagctggagagggagcGGGACTATGGGGCTTTCTATGATACCCGTGTGCGGCCAGCCTATGGGCTGGAGCGAGTGGCTGGAGTGGCAGCGGCTGGAGGCTTCCGAGGAGGAGGTGCAGGAGTTGCGGGTGAGGAGGAGATCAGTCCCGAGGATGATCAGAGAGCCAACCGCACTTTGTTCCTGGGCAACCTGGACATCACGGTGAGCGAGTCGGACCTGCGCCGGGCTTTTGACCGCTTCGGGGTCATCACAGAAGTGGACATCAAGCGTCCAGGTCGTGGCCAGACCAGCACCTATGGCTTCCTcaaatttgaaaatctggacATGGCACACCGGGCCAAGCTAGCTATGTCTGGAAAGGTGCTGCTGCGCAACCCTATCAAAATTGGTTATGGCAAAGCCACTCCTACCACCAGGCTTTGGGTGGGTGGCCTTGGTCCCTGGGTGCCATTGGCTGCCCTGGCAAGGGAGTTTGACCGTTTTGGCACCATTCGCACTATTGACTATCGTAAAGGAGACTCATGGGCTTACATTCAGTATGAGAGTCTGGACGCAGCTCAGGCCGCTTGTGCCCACATGCGTGGCTTTCCTTTGGGTGGCCCAGACCGCCGCCTCCGAGTGGACTTTGCTGACACTGAGCATCGCTACCAGCAACCCTACTTGCAACCGCTGACCCTAGCACCACCTACCCACTATGACCTAGTAGCAGAGGCAGCTGCCTTTGGGGCTCACCGTGGAGCTCCCCCAGACCCACTTCGGGGGGCACGGGACAGGACACCACCACTGCTCTATAGAAACCGCGACAGAGATCTCTATACTGAGGCAGACTGGGTGCCACCACCACCTCCTGTACGGGACAGGAGCAATCGAGCAGCTGCCTATGACCCACTGGAAAGTTTGGAGCGCCGACGGGATGGCTGGTCCCTGGAACGGGACCGAGGAGAGAGGGAGCTGGGTAGCACCAGCAGCAGTAGGGACCAACCCAGGAAGCGAAGATTGGCAGAGGATGGTGGCCGGCACTTAGACCGCTCTCCAGATAGCGAGCGTTCATCTGTGTCCCGTAAGCGACATTGTTTGGCCACAGCATCTCCCCCAGACCGCAGTCCTGACCTTGGTGGGAGCAGGGAGCGCTATGCTAGTGACACAGAACGCTTATCCTCCCGTTTGCTCCTGCTGGAGCGGCCATCACCTGTTCGGGAACCACGCAAAGGCAGTCTTGAACGAGGTCAGAATGAAAAGCGTGACCGCAAAAACTCCgctgaaagagagaggaagcacCGTACCTCCACTGCAGCAGCCGCCCAGGAGTGCAAAAGCCCAGCCAAAAAGGACGAGCGAACCACGGAAGGCGGCAGTGGTGGAGGGTCCCGGCTCAAAcctccaccccagaagcagcagcagcaagatggaACGTCACAGGCTGGTGGGGCTCCCAAACTATGCCTGGCTTGGCAGGGAATGCTCCTGCTGAAGAATAGCAACTTCCCGTCCAACATGCACCTGCTTCAAGGGGACCTCAGTGTAGCTAGCAGCCTCCTGGTGGAGGGAGCAACTGGTGGCAAAGTGGCCCAGCTCAAGATCACCCAACGTCTCCGCCTGGACCAGCCCAAGCTGGATGAAGTCACCCGCCGTATTAAAGTGGCGGGACCCAATGGTTATGCCATCCTCTTGGCTGTGCCTGGCATCTCGGACAACCGCTCCTCATCTGGGGCCAGTGATGCTGCCACCACCTCCACACAGAGGCCGCTCAGGAACCTCGTGTCCTATCTAAAGCAAAAGCAGGCTGCCGGAGTGATCAGCCTCCCTGTGGGGGGCAACAAAGACAAGGAGAACAGCGGGGTCCTGCACGCCTTCCCACCCTGCGACTTCTCCCAGCAGTTCCTGGACTCCACGGCCAAGGCCCTGGCCAAATCAGAGGACGACTATCTGGTCATGATCATTGTCCGTGGTGCATCCTAA